A stretch of the Pedobacter sp. MC2016-14 genome encodes the following:
- a CDS encoding RNA polymerase sigma factor, protein MTKALHPDQRYLTALLNNDTVVINEIYKLCSRQVQSYICFNNGTAADAADIFQESLIDIYHQAKNKDLQLSCPFNAFLFMVCKRKWMNELKKRSLIPVTNMEEDVFTVGDDAFALAEDLEKQKEQSELFYTAFEKLGQRCKEVIRWSMQGEAQEKIAEQMGVTYGYLRKKKSECMASLIKLVQS, encoded by the coding sequence ATGACCAAAGCACTACATCCAGACCAGCGTTACCTCACTGCCCTGCTCAATAACGATACTGTAGTGATCAATGAGATTTATAAATTATGTTCCCGGCAGGTTCAGTCTTACATTTGCTTTAACAATGGTACCGCGGCCGATGCGGCAGATATCTTTCAGGAATCATTAATTGATATCTACCACCAGGCAAAAAATAAAGACCTTCAGCTTAGCTGCCCCTTTAATGCCTTTCTTTTTATGGTATGTAAACGTAAATGGATGAACGAACTGAAAAAAAGATCTTTAATACCGGTAACAAATATGGAGGAAGATGTATTTACAGTTGGTGATGATGCATTTGCACTTGCGGAAGACCTGGAAAAGCAAAAGGAACAAAGTGAACTTTTCTATACTGCCTTTGAAAAACTCGGACAACGCTGTAAAGAGGTGATACGGTGGAGTATGCAAGGCGAAGCGCAGGAGAAAATTGCCGAACAAATGGGCGTTACTTATGGTTATTTAAGAAAGAAGAAATCAGAATGTATGGCCTCCTTAATAAAATTGGTTCAATCATAA